The following are encoded together in the Natronincola ferrireducens genome:
- a CDS encoding polyprenyl synthetase family protein has product MDWKQQLNNYTEKINRELEKYIDGNANNKNQTLIDAMKYSLMGGGKRLRPVLAIASYEIFKEDTHKVLPCACAIEMIHTYSLIHDDLPAMDNDDYRRGRLTNHKVYGEGTAILAGDGLLNYAFEIMLQEALKEDNIKSYVECMQVIAKAAGVHGMIGGQIVDLESENKKIDKETIDYIHLNKTAALIAAPLKVGAILAGANKDDIKNMEDIGRNLGLAFQIRDDILDIIGEEEKLGKHVGSDEDSNKSTYPSLYGLDYSINRVKELTCEVHEKLNRYDTKSKFLYELSNYLINRDF; this is encoded by the coding sequence ATGGATTGGAAACAGCAGTTAAATAATTATACAGAAAAGATTAATAGGGAATTAGAAAAGTATATAGATGGTAACGCTAATAATAAGAATCAAACACTGATTGATGCAATGAAGTATAGTTTAATGGGTGGGGGAAAAAGACTTAGACCGGTGCTGGCCATAGCCTCCTATGAAATTTTCAAGGAAGATACCCATAAGGTGCTACCCTGTGCCTGTGCTATTGAAATGATACATACTTATTCTCTAATTCATGATGATTTGCCAGCAATGGATAATGATGATTATCGTAGGGGTAGATTAACTAATCACAAGGTTTATGGAGAGGGAACAGCTATTTTAGCTGGAGATGGATTGTTAAATTACGCCTTTGAAATTATGTTGCAGGAGGCATTAAAGGAAGATAATATAAAATCCTATGTGGAATGTATGCAAGTGATTGCTAAAGCCGCTGGAGTTCATGGTATGATAGGTGGTCAAATTGTAGATCTTGAAAGTGAAAATAAGAAAATTGACAAAGAAACCATAGATTATATCCACTTAAATAAAACAGCAGCATTGATAGCAGCACCTTTAAAAGTCGGAGCTATCCTAGCTGGAGCTAATAAAGACGATATAAAGAATATGGAGGATATAGGTAGGAATCTAGGATTGGCTTTTCAAATCAGGGATGATATTTTAGATATTATTGGTGAAGAAGAAAAGCTAGGAAAACATGTAGGAAGTGATGAGGATAGCAATAAATCAACCTATCCATCCCTCTATGGATTAGATTATTCTATTAATAGAGTAAAAGAGCTAACCTGTGAAGTTCATGAAAAATTAAACCGGTACGATACCAAATCTAAATTTTTATATGAATTAAGTAACTATCTCATCAATAGAGATTTTTAA
- the dxs gene encoding 1-deoxy-D-xylulose-5-phosphate synthase encodes MYRLLEQINSPDDLKALKSHEVKLLAEEIRRFLVDSVSKTGGHLASNLGVVELTLALHTVFDTLNDKIVWDVGHQSYVHKILTDRRKQFHTLRQYKGISGFPKRYESPHDHFDTGHSSTSISAALGMASGRDLNNERHSVVAVIGDGALTGGMAFEALNHAGQSKKNMIVILNDNEMSISENVGGLSNYLNRIRTNTVYSKVKGDVEHLINQIPGIGKSVARTAEKAKDCIKYFFVPGILFEELGFKYIGPIDGHNYNELCKVLKSCKNISGPVLIHVMTKKGKGYSLAEKHPDKFHGVNPFKIDTGKPISSSNSISYSDVAGNTLVQCGEENNKVVAITAAMPAGTGLTDFAKRFPKRFFDVGIAEQHAVTFAAGLAAEGYRPFFAVYSTFLQRAYDQVIHDVCLQNLPVTFLIDRAGLVGNDGETHHGSFDISFLSPIPNLTIVAPKDGVELEEMIKYTLQQNGPVAIRYPRGTAVTIEDPTKNEIVKGKGEVLYGAGNDVLIMAVGHMNSSALTICKKLEEKNIHATLLNPRFIKPIDEDMIIKYAKKHKRIYVMEDNAYIGGYGVQVQGLLNKHKIFKEVHGISLPDEFIEHGDVNTLYKLYGMDEDELLQKIVDDFTGKSFKNIVITR; translated from the coding sequence ATGTATAGACTTTTAGAACAAATCAACTCCCCTGATGATTTAAAAGCTTTGAAAAGTCATGAGGTAAAGCTATTAGCAGAAGAAATCAGAAGGTTTTTGGTTGATTCTGTTTCTAAAACTGGCGGTCATTTGGCTTCAAACCTTGGTGTAGTTGAGTTAACCCTGGCTTTACATACAGTGTTTGACACCTTAAATGATAAAATCGTATGGGATGTAGGACATCAAAGCTATGTACATAAAATCCTTACTGATAGAAGAAAACAATTTCATACCTTGAGACAATATAAAGGAATAAGTGGTTTTCCTAAAAGGTATGAGAGTCCTCATGATCATTTTGATACTGGACATAGTAGCACCTCTATATCAGCTGCTTTAGGGATGGCCAGTGGAAGAGATTTAAACAATGAACGGCATTCTGTTGTTGCGGTAATAGGGGATGGGGCTTTAACTGGTGGAATGGCTTTTGAAGCATTAAATCATGCTGGACAAAGTAAAAAGAATATGATTGTTATTTTAAATGATAATGAAATGTCTATTTCTGAAAATGTTGGTGGTCTATCTAATTATTTAAATAGAATCAGGACAAATACTGTTTATTCAAAAGTTAAGGGGGATGTGGAGCACTTAATCAATCAAATTCCCGGCATAGGTAAAAGTGTAGCAAGAACAGCAGAAAAAGCAAAGGACTGCATAAAGTATTTTTTTGTTCCTGGCATTTTATTTGAAGAGTTAGGTTTTAAATATATAGGACCTATAGATGGTCACAACTATAATGAACTATGCAAAGTATTAAAAAGCTGTAAGAATATATCGGGTCCTGTATTAATCCATGTTATGACGAAAAAGGGTAAAGGCTATTCATTGGCAGAAAAACATCCTGACAAATTCCATGGAGTAAATCCCTTTAAAATTGACACAGGAAAACCCATCTCATCTAGTAATAGCATTTCTTATTCTGATGTAGCAGGAAATACCTTAGTACAATGTGGAGAAGAAAATAATAAGGTTGTAGCTATCACTGCTGCTATGCCCGCAGGAACTGGATTAACAGATTTTGCAAAGCGTTTTCCAAAAAGATTTTTTGACGTTGGGATAGCAGAACAGCACGCTGTTACCTTTGCTGCTGGATTGGCTGCTGAAGGTTATCGACCTTTTTTTGCTGTCTATTCTACTTTCCTTCAGAGGGCTTATGACCAGGTTATTCATGATGTATGTTTGCAAAATTTGCCTGTTACCTTTTTGATTGATAGGGCTGGTTTGGTTGGAAATGATGGCGAGACCCATCATGGATCCTTTGATATTTCCTTTTTATCTCCAATACCCAATCTGACAATTGTTGCACCAAAGGATGGGGTAGAATTGGAGGAGATGATAAAATATACCCTGCAGCAAAATGGACCTGTAGCCATAAGGTATCCTAGAGGTACTGCTGTAACTATAGAGGATCCTACAAAAAATGAAATTGTCAAGGGAAAGGGCGAGGTACTTTATGGGGCTGGAAACGATGTTTTAATTATGGCTGTAGGTCATATGAACTCATCGGCTCTAACAATATGCAAAAAACTTGAAGAAAAGAATATACATGCTACTCTATTAAACCCCAGGTTTATCAAACCTATAGATGAGGACATGATTATAAAATATGCAAAAAAACACAAAAGAATTTATGTTATGGAGGACAATGCCTATATAGGTGGATATGGTGTTCAGGTACAGGGACTTCTGAATAAACATAAAATTTTCAAAGAGGTTCATGGAATATCATTACCAGATGAATTTATAGAGCATGGAGATGTGAATACTCTTTATAAATTATATGGTATGGATGAAGATGAATTGTTACAAAAAATAGTTGATGATTTTACAGGTAAATCCTTTAAAAATATCGTTATTACACGTTAA
- a CDS encoding divergent PAP2 family protein, which translates to MDFFDGILNNKIFLTSVLAWFIAQSLKVIHTFVVDKHFNVSRFVGSGGMPSSHSAFVMALTTAIGRVHGWDSGIFAISLGFALVVMYDAAGVRNAVGKQAIILNKIIEDVHHKKEKKITEQRLKELIGHTPVEVVIGAILGIIIAKLVI; encoded by the coding sequence GTGGATTTTTTTGATGGTATATTGAATAACAAAATATTCTTGACTTCGGTATTAGCTTGGTTTATTGCACAGTCCTTAAAGGTAATCCATACATTTGTAGTAGATAAACACTTTAATGTATCGAGGTTTGTAGGTTCTGGGGGGATGCCCAGCTCCCACTCAGCCTTTGTTATGGCTTTAACTACTGCTATAGGTCGTGTTCATGGATGGGATTCTGGAATATTTGCGATTTCATTGGGGTTTGCTCTAGTGGTGATGTATGATGCTGCTGGGGTAAGAAATGCAGTTGGAAAACAAGCCATTATTCTTAACAAGATCATTGAAGATGTTCATCATAAAAAAGAGAAAAAAATCACAGAGCAGAGATTAAAAGAGTTAATAGGTCATACACCAGTAGAAGTAGTGATAGGCGCTATTTTAGGAATCATAATAGCCAAATTGGTGATTTGA
- the xseB gene encoding exodeoxyribonuclease VII small subunit has protein sequence MSYEKALKRLEEVVEQLENKELSLDDGLNLFQEGIDLYRLCNDKLNEAEGKITMMVEEKGEIEEIPFTDGEE, from the coding sequence ATGTCTTATGAAAAAGCCCTTAAAAGGCTGGAAGAAGTTGTTGAACAATTGGAAAACAAGGAATTATCTTTAGATGATGGACTGAATCTATTTCAGGAGGGAATTGATTTATATAGGCTCTGTAATGATAAACTAAATGAGGCTGAAGGAAAAATAACAATGATGGTTGAAGAAAAGGGAGAGATAGAGGAAATTCCTTTTACAGATGGGGAGGAATAA